A single window of Paraburkholderia youngii DNA harbors:
- a CDS encoding HD-GYP domain-containing protein: MEPGSSLTRRLRVAALQRFIEVNGSLDYKLNSMVIRQTVNHSKRVAALAGRMTSKMSGMGWNTDTACEIRAKRLSVAALFHDIGKAAVSARILGKPSALDKAEYSAAKAHAALGAKLIDQVASGFPQSDLAGLLREVALCHHERWDGTGYPSGLRGESIPMAARLVSVADAYDAIRYARVYKRAIPRSQAIQAIVDGAGSQFDPRMVHLFLSVVSAVRQK, encoded by the coding sequence ATGGAACCCGGATCGTCTCTTACCCGGCGGTTGCGCGTGGCCGCGTTGCAGCGCTTTATCGAAGTAAACGGATCCCTAGATTACAAACTCAATTCTATGGTCATCCGGCAGACAGTCAATCACAGCAAGCGCGTCGCGGCACTCGCGGGTAGGATGACGAGCAAGATGAGCGGGATGGGCTGGAACACGGACACCGCCTGCGAAATTAGGGCGAAGCGCCTATCAGTTGCTGCGCTTTTTCACGACATAGGCAAAGCCGCTGTATCGGCACGAATCCTTGGCAAACCGAGTGCGCTTGACAAAGCGGAATACTCAGCGGCGAAGGCTCACGCGGCACTAGGTGCGAAGCTGATTGACCAAGTAGCTTCCGGCTTTCCGCAATCCGATTTGGCTGGTCTCCTCAGGGAGGTAGCCCTGTGTCATCACGAAAGATGGGACGGAACTGGCTATCCTAGCGGCCTTCGAGGCGAATCGATTCCGATGGCAGCGCGTCTCGTCTCAGTCGCTGATGCCTACGACGCCATCCGGTATGCGCGAGTCTACAAGCGCGCTATCCCCAGAAGTCAGGCGATACAGGCGATTGTTGATGGTGCAGGCTCGCAGTTCGACCCTCGTATGGTGCACCTCTTCCTTTCGGTCGTTTCTGCCGTTCGTCAGAAATAG
- a CDS encoding IS5 family transposase, whose amino-acid sequence MTQLGLDLDLTTKRTRKREFLDEMRRVVPWLKLIALIEPHYPTGKTGRPPFPIATMLRIHVMQQWFGLSDPAMEEALYDVPLYRDFAGLDGGMTRLPDESTILRFRHLLEAHGLAAQMLAMVNEILVDKGLMLKTGSVVDATLIPAPSSTKNNSGTRDPEMRQTQKSGNWYFGMKAHIGVDAESGLVHTVIGTAANVHDITEAHALLHGRETDVYVDAGYQGIEKRRETGGVRWHIAMRPGKRKKLDLSDRLDAIYDQIERLKAGVRAKVEHPFRVLKRQFAYTKTRYRGLMKNTAQITTLFALSNLWMARRALRKA is encoded by the coding sequence ATGACGCAACTTGGACTTGACCTGGATCTGACAACGAAGCGCACGCGTAAGCGAGAATTTCTCGATGAGATGCGACGCGTTGTGCCTTGGTTGAAGCTCATTGCGCTGATCGAACCGCACTATCCGACTGGCAAGACTGGACGGCCGCCGTTCCCGATCGCGACGATGCTGCGCATTCATGTTATGCAACAGTGGTTTGGTCTGTCCGATCCAGCGATGGAAGAAGCGTTATATGACGTGCCGCTGTATCGTGACTTCGCAGGACTTGACGGCGGCATGACGCGTTTGCCGGACGAGAGCACGATTCTACGGTTTCGTCACCTTCTCGAAGCGCATGGACTGGCTGCGCAGATGCTCGCGATGGTCAATGAAATCCTGGTGGACAAAGGCCTGATGCTCAAGACCGGGTCGGTCGTCGATGCCACGTTGATTCCGGCGCCCAGTTCGACGAAAAACAACTCCGGAACGCGCGATCCCGAGATGCGTCAGACGCAGAAAAGCGGTAACTGGTACTTCGGAATGAAGGCGCACATCGGCGTGGACGCAGAGTCGGGCCTGGTCCACACCGTCATCGGCACGGCGGCCAACGTCCACGACATTACGGAGGCTCATGCGCTATTGCACGGCCGGGAAACGGACGTGTACGTTGATGCGGGATATCAGGGGATCGAAAAGCGTCGCGAGACTGGCGGGGTGCGCTGGCACATCGCGATGAGACCAGGCAAGCGCAAAAAGCTGGATCTGAGTGATCGTTTGGACGCGATATACGATCAGATCGAGCGGCTGAAGGCCGGCGTCCGCGCCAAGGTCGAACATCCGTTCCGCGTCCTCAAGCGGCAGTTTGCCTACACGAAGACCCGATATCGAGGTTTGATGAAGAACACAGCCCAGATCACGACGTTGTTTGCTCTGAGCAATCTATGGATGGCGCGTAGAGCTTTGCGCAAGGCTTGA
- a CDS encoding DUF3757 domain-containing protein, producing MLELTVLQSGETKPMMRNLLIVALALGASYCAAAETYESCPMPANIKIARGVYTATTNDNEGEWIGTSRGPGDGNIKEFTSAMFFPPQLDNDGSVRSPLVRCSYELAQGGHLDLRFDPRPPPPGLRVDVGLWRRKSGPYDLDYYECTERAAWRCRFEVVPRP from the coding sequence ATGCTTGAACTTACCGTTTTGCAAAGTGGAGAAACGAAACCGATGATGAGAAATTTACTTATTGTTGCCCTTGCGCTCGGCGCATCGTATTGCGCTGCTGCTGAAACGTACGAAAGCTGCCCGATGCCTGCCAACATCAAGATTGCGCGGGGTGTGTACACGGCAACAACCAACGATAACGAGGGTGAATGGATTGGCACTTCGAGAGGGCCGGGCGACGGTAATATCAAGGAATTTACCTCTGCCATGTTTTTCCCGCCGCAGCTTGATAATGACGGTTCTGTGCGATCGCCGTTAGTCCGGTGCTCCTACGAACTTGCCCAAGGCGGCCATTTGGATCTACGGTTCGACCCTAGGCCGCCGCCACCTGGTCTAAGGGTCGATGTAGGTTTATGGCGCCGGAAATCCGGCCCTTACGATCTCGACTACTATGAATGCACTGAGCGGGCCGCTTGGCGTTGTAGGTTCGAGGTCGTTCCGCGGCCCTGA
- a CDS encoding chorismate mutase — MRRVCTRHAVTLALAVWLVTGCSAGAQQDAFVPLVRSMADRLNTADQVALNKWDTGQPVYDPHREAQVIANAVAMASEYGLTTEDVTNIFSDQIEANKEIQYELLSNWMRHGNAPATPRQSLPGVIRPILDKLQANIMLNLKGVAPLRSNTDCQTQVATAVGRVAQQTSLDALHLAALDRAVARICVKF; from the coding sequence ATGAGGCGTGTTTGCACTCGGCATGCCGTGACACTCGCACTAGCCGTATGGCTCGTGACAGGCTGCTCTGCCGGGGCACAGCAGGATGCGTTCGTGCCGCTCGTGCGCAGCATGGCAGATCGCCTCAACACCGCGGACCAGGTCGCTCTGAACAAGTGGGACACGGGCCAACCCGTCTATGACCCTCATCGAGAAGCGCAAGTCATTGCAAATGCGGTGGCGATGGCGTCTGAGTACGGACTAACCACGGAGGATGTGACAAACATTTTCTCGGACCAAATTGAAGCCAACAAAGAAATTCAGTACGAGCTGCTCAGCAACTGGATGCGTCACGGCAACGCTCCCGCAACGCCTCGCCAGAGCTTGCCGGGCGTTATTCGACCCATTCTGGATAAGCTGCAGGCCAATATCATGCTGAATTTGAAGGGCGTGGCGCCTCTTCGCAGCAATACAGATTGCCAGACACAGGTTGCAACAGCAGTGGGGCGCGTCGCCCAACAAACGTCGCTTGATGCCCTACATCTCGCGGCCCTCGACCGTGCGGTCGCGCGGATATGTGTCAAGTTTTGA
- a CDS encoding AAA family ATPase — MNDPHGSDTGFSVHILWEDAERTFCRVRSPTGSDSVLTLRTTEEHPSIAVLERLAHEFALKEQLNGTWAVHPIRLVREDERMALVFEDPGGEPLERLVGAPLGVERVLCLAVGIAGALEKLHRSGFVHKDFKPAHVLVDCTDSRPRLTGFGIASRLPRERQFPQPPETIAGTLPFMAPEQTGRTNRSIDSRSDLYAFGVTLYQMLTGSLPFTAADPMEWVHCHVARKPVPPIARVDTVPLPVSELVMKLLAKTPEERYQTAAGVERDLRHCLTEWQRQRHIDPFVLGEYDMTDRLLIPEKLYGRQREVDALTTAFDRVVRTGIPELVLVSGYSGIGKSAIVHELHKALVPSRGLFASGKFDQYKRDIPYATLVQAFQGLIRPLLGEPDAELATWRETLIGALGPNARLVTDLIPALRLIIGDPPPVPELEPNQARRRFEVVFQRFIGVFARREHPLALFLDDLQWLDAATLDLLDGLLARSDLQHLMVIGAYRSNEVTPGHPLLHKLQTLRAAGARLDEIVLAPLACEHVEQLIVEALHCEPGRAAPLAHLVHEKTAGNPFFVIQFLRELADSDLLSFAHDTACWSWDLPRIHRKEYTDNVVDLMVVKLVRLPASTQRAVQQLACLGNTASYMMLPKVLGVSEQEIRALLKPALAQELVEQLEDAYGFVHDRVQEAAYSLIPKELRAHTHLRIGRLLAAQTPASKRQEAIFDIVSQFNRGAALVRSRQERQQLAAFNLIAGKRAKASTAYASALTYLTAGAELLQDDCWGRRHELVFPLQLNLAECEFLTGRLTDAEERLAMLSNRATNTVDQASVACLRMDVYLTLDRSDLAVEVCLDHLRQLGIDWPAHPHESNVRGEYENIRLRLAGRTIEALIDMPLMSDPASLAITDLLSKLLRPAWFFDANLASLAICKVISLSLECGNCDASCFAYVMFPRIAGPRFGDYHAGVQFGQLGFDLVERRGLKRFEAVTYLCYALYVVRWTKHVRFSTEVLRRAFEAAGRTGDLPSGAYTCCHIVSDRLFGGDPLSDVELETEQGLAFSRKARFGMVVDNLTTQLALIRMLRGVTLKFGHFDYDEFNEVRTEEHLSGNPALATAACWYWIRKLQGRFLSGDYVAAMNAASIAQEQLWSSSPHLEECEYHFYAALTRAAHFDRVPAEERQEHLHSIAAHCRQLEIWANNCPANFGNRVSLVSAEMARLEGRDVEAMRLYEAAIHLARANDLIHNEALANELASAFYAARGYEKIARVYLQDARRAYRRWGAEGKVRQLDELYPGLRADERASDSGSTIGAPLEHLDLATVIRVSQAVSGEVFLDRLIETIMRTAIEQAGAERGLLILSHTGEQRLAAEAWTDSDKACVQLRDAPVSATMIPEPVLYDVLRTGESVILDDAAADPRFATDPHIRQYLTRSVLCLPLMNQAKLIGALYLENNLITRAFASTRIALLRLLASQAATALENTRLYRDLQEREARIRRLVDANIIGIIVWNAAGDILEANDAFLRMVGYEREDLASGFLRWRDLTPTDWQESSERALAQIRNHGDVQPEEKEYMRKDGSRIPVMVGRAAFDCSGKEGVAFVVDLTERKEAEHRLRESYEMLRELASHRETAREDERKHIAREMHDELGQHLTALRLRASILRMRLGADHPDLVEHTQALVSLVDVTMQVVRGVIASLRPAALDAGIAAALEWLVADFNRNGRTVCHLNLQDENIAVSEDRAIVLFRIVQEALTNVTRHAAARRVIIALERTPDACLLEVHDDGCGFDVLATRKRSFGLAGMEERVLMLGGAIDVISSPGAGTMIKVRLPDKWAIENSH, encoded by the coding sequence ATGAACGATCCACATGGCTCTGACACAGGCTTCAGTGTCCACATCCTTTGGGAGGATGCAGAGCGGACTTTCTGTCGCGTCCGGTCCCCGACCGGCAGCGATAGCGTCCTGACTCTCCGGACCACCGAGGAACATCCCTCGATCGCCGTTCTCGAGCGCCTTGCTCACGAATTCGCGCTGAAAGAACAACTGAATGGTACGTGGGCGGTGCATCCGATAAGGCTGGTACGCGAAGATGAACGGATGGCACTGGTTTTCGAGGATCCGGGCGGCGAACCACTTGAGCGACTGGTGGGCGCGCCTCTCGGGGTGGAACGTGTTTTGTGCCTCGCCGTCGGCATTGCCGGGGCGCTTGAGAAGCTCCACCGGAGTGGGTTCGTTCACAAGGATTTCAAGCCTGCTCATGTGCTAGTTGACTGCACGGACAGCCGGCCGCGGCTCACAGGATTTGGGATCGCTTCACGACTGCCGCGCGAGCGGCAATTTCCACAGCCACCCGAAACGATCGCCGGCACCCTACCCTTCATGGCGCCCGAACAGACTGGGCGGACGAACCGCTCGATCGACTCGCGCAGCGACCTCTACGCGTTCGGAGTTACGCTTTATCAAATGCTCACGGGGTCCCTACCGTTCACTGCTGCGGATCCGATGGAATGGGTACATTGCCATGTTGCGCGTAAGCCGGTGCCTCCGATAGCACGGGTAGACACGGTCCCCCTTCCCGTCTCAGAGCTTGTCATGAAGCTGCTCGCCAAGACGCCCGAGGAACGGTATCAGACGGCGGCTGGCGTCGAGCGGGATCTGAGGCATTGCCTGACCGAATGGCAGCGTCAACGCCACATCGATCCCTTTGTGCTGGGCGAATACGACATGACCGACCGCCTCCTGATCCCGGAGAAACTCTACGGGAGGCAGAGGGAGGTGGATGCATTGACCACTGCGTTCGATCGCGTAGTCAGGACTGGCATCCCTGAACTCGTGCTCGTCTCCGGGTATTCGGGTATCGGCAAATCCGCAATCGTCCATGAACTGCATAAGGCACTCGTACCATCGCGCGGGCTGTTCGCGTCGGGCAAGTTCGACCAATACAAGCGCGACATACCCTATGCGACGCTCGTTCAAGCTTTTCAGGGCCTGATCAGGCCGCTACTCGGCGAGCCTGACGCGGAACTCGCAACCTGGCGCGAGACGTTGATCGGGGCACTCGGTCCTAACGCGCGACTCGTGACCGATCTGATTCCTGCGCTCAGGCTGATCATCGGCGATCCCCCGCCCGTCCCAGAGCTCGAGCCAAATCAGGCGCGCCGCCGTTTTGAAGTCGTCTTCCAGCGCTTTATCGGCGTCTTTGCGCGACGTGAACATCCGTTGGCACTATTTCTTGACGATCTGCAATGGCTCGACGCCGCGACGCTCGACTTGCTCGACGGGCTCCTTGCGCGCTCGGATCTGCAGCATCTGATGGTAATCGGCGCCTATCGCAGCAATGAGGTAACTCCCGGACATCCGCTGCTGCACAAGCTTCAGACGTTAAGGGCTGCCGGCGCAAGGCTCGACGAAATTGTTCTCGCGCCTCTTGCTTGTGAACACGTGGAGCAACTGATTGTCGAAGCGCTTCACTGTGAGCCGGGACGTGCGGCACCGCTTGCGCACCTCGTGCATGAGAAGACGGCGGGCAATCCGTTTTTCGTCATCCAGTTTTTGCGCGAGCTTGCCGATAGCGATCTGCTGAGCTTTGCCCATGACACGGCCTGTTGGAGCTGGGACCTGCCCCGCATCCACCGCAAAGAGTACACCGACAATGTAGTCGACCTAATGGTGGTAAAGCTAGTGCGCCTACCGGCGTCAACGCAACGCGCCGTGCAACAGCTTGCCTGTCTCGGCAACACCGCCTCCTATATGATGCTGCCTAAAGTTCTGGGCGTATCGGAGCAGGAAATTCGGGCGCTGCTGAAGCCGGCACTCGCGCAGGAGTTGGTGGAACAACTAGAAGACGCCTACGGGTTCGTGCACGACCGGGTGCAGGAAGCCGCCTATTCGCTGATTCCCAAAGAGTTACGTGCTCACACGCATCTGCGTATTGGACGGCTACTCGCGGCGCAAACTCCCGCTAGCAAACGGCAAGAGGCGATCTTCGATATCGTCAGTCAGTTCAACCGAGGCGCGGCGCTGGTGAGATCCAGGCAGGAACGCCAACAACTGGCTGCCTTTAACCTGATCGCCGGCAAGAGAGCCAAGGCGTCGACAGCCTATGCGTCGGCGCTCACCTATCTCACTGCCGGCGCTGAACTCCTCCAGGACGATTGCTGGGGACGTAGGCACGAACTGGTCTTTCCGCTCCAGTTGAACCTGGCAGAATGCGAGTTCCTCACCGGGCGGCTAACCGATGCCGAAGAGCGGCTGGCGATGCTGTCAAACCGCGCGACGAACACGGTCGATCAGGCGAGCGTCGCGTGTCTGCGAATGGATGTTTACCTGACTCTCGATCGAAGCGATCTGGCGGTCGAGGTTTGCCTCGATCACCTCCGTCAACTCGGCATCGACTGGCCGGCACACCCACATGAAAGCAACGTACGGGGGGAGTACGAAAACATACGGTTGCGGCTTGCGGGCCGGACTATCGAGGCACTCATCGATATGCCGTTGATGTCCGACCCAGCGTCGCTCGCAATCACTGACCTGCTTAGCAAGCTCCTGAGACCAGCCTGGTTTTTTGACGCGAATCTGGCTTCTCTCGCTATATGCAAAGTGATCAGCTTGAGTCTGGAGTGCGGGAACTGCGACGCCTCGTGCTTCGCGTATGTCATGTTCCCGCGGATCGCTGGGCCACGCTTTGGCGATTACCACGCTGGAGTCCAGTTCGGTCAGCTCGGCTTCGATCTGGTCGAGCGACGCGGACTCAAACGCTTCGAGGCAGTCACCTATCTTTGCTACGCGCTGTATGTTGTGCGCTGGACGAAACACGTGCGCTTCAGCACCGAAGTGCTGCGCCGTGCGTTCGAAGCAGCGGGCCGGACCGGGGACCTTCCGTCTGGCGCCTATACCTGCTGCCATATCGTTTCGGACCGACTTTTCGGCGGTGACCCTCTAAGCGATGTCGAACTCGAAACTGAACAGGGCCTCGCGTTTTCGAGGAAGGCACGTTTCGGCATGGTCGTCGATAACCTCACCACGCAACTCGCATTGATCCGGATGCTCCGCGGCGTCACACTGAAATTCGGCCACTTCGACTATGACGAGTTCAACGAGGTTCGTACAGAGGAGCACCTGTCCGGCAACCCCGCGCTCGCGACGGCCGCGTGCTGGTACTGGATCCGGAAACTGCAGGGACGATTCCTTTCAGGCGACTATGTGGCCGCCATGAACGCGGCATCGATCGCGCAAGAGCAACTTTGGAGCTCGTCGCCGCACCTGGAGGAATGCGAGTACCATTTTTACGCCGCTCTCACAAGGGCCGCGCATTTCGACCGGGTGCCGGCCGAGGAGCGACAGGAGCACCTCCACAGCATCGCCGCGCATTGTCGGCAATTGGAGATCTGGGCGAACAACTGTCCGGCGAATTTCGGCAATCGGGTTTCACTGGTAAGCGCCGAGATGGCGCGCCTGGAAGGCCGTGATGTCGAGGCGATGCGACTCTACGAAGCGGCCATTCATCTTGCGCGCGCAAACGACCTCATACACAATGAAGCGCTTGCCAATGAACTCGCATCCGCGTTCTACGCGGCGCGGGGGTATGAGAAGATTGCCCGTGTCTATTTGCAGGACGCACGACGGGCTTATCGACGCTGGGGGGCAGAAGGGAAGGTGCGTCAACTCGACGAACTGTACCCAGGTCTCAGGGCCGACGAGCGAGCGTCTGACTCAGGCAGCACTATCGGGGCGCCTCTCGAACACCTTGACCTTGCTACCGTCATAAGGGTGTCGCAGGCTGTTTCCGGAGAGGTTTTCCTCGACAGATTGATTGAGACGATCATGCGTACCGCTATCGAACAGGCGGGAGCCGAGCGTGGATTACTGATCCTTTCGCATACAGGAGAACAGCGGCTCGCAGCGGAAGCATGGACGGACAGCGACAAGGCATGCGTCCAATTGCGTGATGCACCCGTGAGCGCGACCATGATTCCCGAGCCTGTTCTCTACGATGTATTGCGCACAGGCGAAAGTGTCATTCTCGATGATGCTGCGGCCGATCCCAGGTTCGCGACAGATCCTCATATCCGGCAGTATCTGACTCGTTCCGTCTTATGCCTGCCATTAATGAATCAAGCGAAGCTGATCGGGGCCCTGTACCTCGAAAACAATCTGATCACCCGCGCCTTCGCATCGACCCGGATTGCACTGCTGCGGCTGCTCGCGTCGCAGGCGGCGACTGCGCTCGAGAACACCCGCCTGTACCGCGACCTGCAGGAACGGGAGGCCAGGATTCGCCGCCTCGTCGACGCCAATATCATTGGCATCATCGTCTGGAATGCCGCCGGCGACATTCTCGAAGCCAACGACGCTTTTCTTCGCATGGTGGGATATGAGCGAGAGGATCTTGCGTCAGGATTCCTCCGCTGGAGGGATCTCACGCCAACTGACTGGCAGGAAAGCAGCGAACGGGCTTTGGCCCAAATCAGAAACCACGGTGACGTTCAACCCGAGGAAAAAGAATACATGCGGAAGGATGGCAGTCGTATACCGGTCATGGTCGGCCGCGCTGCTTTTGACTGTAGCGGGAAGGAAGGCGTTGCTTTTGTAGTTGATCTCACGGAGCGCAAGGAAGCTGAGCACCGCTTGCGTGAGTCCTACGAGATGCTGCGTGAACTTGCCTCACATCGCGAGACGGCTCGCGAGGATGAACGCAAGCACATTGCGCGGGAAATGCACGACGAACTCGGGCAACACCTTACCGCGCTTCGCCTGAGGGCGTCGATATTGCGCATGAGGCTTGGCGCGGATCACCCGGATCTGGTCGAGCATACGCAGGCGCTCGTTTCCCTTGTGGATGTAACGATGCAGGTGGTCAGAGGCGTTATCGCGTCGCTGCGCCCCGCAGCGCTTGATGCCGGTATTGCAGCAGCGCTCGAGTGGCTCGTGGCCGATTTCAACCGCAACGGCCGGACGGTCTGTCATCTCAACTTGCAGGACGAGAATATCGCCGTAAGCGAGGATCGCGCTATCGTGCTGTTTCGCATCGTTCAAGAGGCACTTACCAATGTCACCCGACACGCTGCGGCCAGAAGAGTAATCATCGCATTAGAGCGAACCCCCGATGCTTGCCTTCTCGAAGTGCACGACGACGGTTGCGGATTCGATGTTCTGGCAACGAGAAAGAGGTCATTCGGACTGGCAGGGATGGAAGAGCGTGTTCTGATGCTGGGCGGTGCGATCGACGTTATCAGCTCGCCGGGAGCCGGCACCATGATCAAGGTGCGACTTCCTGACAAGTGGGCGATCGAGAATAGCCATTAA